The following are encoded together in the Oreochromis aureus strain Israel breed Guangdong linkage group 18, ZZ_aureus, whole genome shotgun sequence genome:
- the LOC120434225 gene encoding tripartite motif-containing protein 16-like: MNQMDQIKFCCSVCLDLLKDPVTIPCGHSYCMNCIKSFWDEEEKKKIYSCPQCRQTFTPRPVLMKNTMLADFVEELKKTGLQAAPADHCYAGPEDVACDVCTGRKMKAFKSCLFCLASYCKEHLQPHYDVVPLKKHKLMEPSNKLQENICSRHDEVKKMFCRTDQQSICYLCSVDEHKGHDTVSAAAERTERQRELEVSRQNIQQRIQDREKDVKLLQQEVEAINQSADQTVEHSEKIFTELIHLIQKRSSDVKQQIRSQQETEVSRVKELQEKLEQEITELKRKDAELKQLLKQLSHTQDHNHFLHNCPSLSALSESTDSSSINIRPLSYFEDVTAAVSEVRDKLQDILREEWTNISLTVTEVDVLLSDPPEPKTRAGFLKYSYEITLDPNTAHKQLLLSEGNRKVTLMNQQQPYSDHPDRFTVRYQVLSRESLTGRCYWEVQWRGRGGYVVVSYKNITREDCGNESKFGRNEKSWALNCYQNSYKLWHNNIQTPVSGPQSSRVGVYLDHRAGILSFYSVSETMTLLHRVQTTFTQPLYAGLWLYCNFGDIAEFIKLK; this comes from the coding sequence atgaatcaaatggaccaaataaaattctgctgttcagtctgtttggatctactgaaggatccggtgactattccctgtggacacagctactgcatgaactgtattaaaagcttctgggatgaagaggaaaagaagaaaatctacagctgccctcagtgcagaCAGACTTTCACACCGAGGCCTGTCCTGATGAAAAACACCATGTTAGCAGATTTCgtggaggagctgaagaagactggactccaagctgctcctgctgatcactgctatgctggacctgaagatgtggcctgtgatgtctgcactgggagAAAAATGAAAGCCTTCAAGTCCTGTTTATTCTGTCTGGCATCTTACTGTAAGGAACACCTTCAGCCTCATTATGATGTGGttccattaaagaaacacaagctaATGGAACCATCAAACaagctccaggagaacatctgctctcgtcatgatgaggttaagaagatgttctgccgtactgatcagcagagtatctgttatctctgctctgtggatgaacataaaggccacgacacagtctcagctgcagcagaaaggactgagaggcagagagagctggaggtgagtcgacaaaacatccagcagagaatccaggacagagagaaagatgtgaagctgcttcaacaggaggtggaggccatcaatcagtctgctgatcaaacagtggagcacagtgagaagatcttcactgagctgatccatctcatccagaaaagaagttctgatgtgaagcagcagatcagatcccagcaggaaactgaagtgagtcgagtcaaagagcttcaggagaagctggagcaggagatcactgagctgaagaggaaagatgctgagctgaagcagctattgaagcagctctcacacacacaggaccacaACCACTTTCTACACAACTGCCCttcactgtcagcactcagtgagtctacagactcatccagcatcaatatccgtcctctgagctactttgaggatgtgacagcagctgtgtcagaggtcagagataaactacaggacatcctgagagaggaatggacaaacatctcactgacagtcactgaagtggatgttttactgtcagatccaccagagccaaagaccagagctggattcttaaaatattcatatgaaatcacactggatccaaacacagcacacaaacagctgttatTATCAGAGGGGAACAGGAAAGTGACATTAATGAATCAACAACAGCCTtattctgatcatccagacagattcactGTACGATATCAggtcctgagtagagagagtctgactggacgttgttactgggaggtccaatggagagggagaggaggttATGTAGTAGTTTCGTATAAGAATATTACCAGAGAAGATTGTGGGAATGAATCTAAATTTGGACGTAATGAAAAATCCTGGGCATTAAATTGTTATCAAAATAGTTATAAATTGTGGCACAACAACATCCAAACTCCTGTCTCAGGTCCTCAgtcctccagagtaggagtgtacctggatcacagagcaggtattttgtccttctacagcgtctctgaaaccatgactctcctccacagagtccagaccacattcactcagccgctctatgctggactttGGCTTTACTGCAATTTTGGAGACATTGCTGAGTTCATTAAACTGAAGTAG
- the LOC116327405 gene encoding tripartite motif-containing protein 16-like, with product MAQQEKFCCSICLDLLKNPVTIPCGHNYCMNCIKAHWDEEDQKENCRCPQCRHPFTPRPALVKNTMLADLVEELKKTGLQADPADHCYAGPEDVACDVCTGRQMKAFKSCLFCLASYCEKHLQPHYDVVALKKHKLVEPSKKLQENICSRHDEVMKMFCRTDQHSICYLCSVDEHKGHNTVSAAAERTERQRELEVSRQNIQQRIQDREKDVKLLQQEVEAINQSADQTVEHSEKIFTELIHLIQKRSSDVKQQIRSQQETEVSRVKELEEKLEQEITELKRKDAELKQLSHTEDHIQFLHNYPSLSALSESTDSSSINIRPLSYFEDVTAAVSEVRDKLQDILREEWTNISLTVTEVEPEPKTRDEFLKYSCEITLDPNTANTKLLLSEENRKVTAMNEQQSYYHHPDRFTYWCQVLSRESLTGRCYWEVEWKGTGVHVAAAYKDISRTGWGNECKFGRNEKSWAFNCYKSNYTFWYNNTQTPVSGPQSSRVGVYLDHRAGILSFYSVSETMTLLHTVQTTFTQPLYAGLWLYSGVTFLIHLSHGP from the exons ATGGCACAGCAAGAAAAGTTCTGCTGTTCAatctgtttggatctactgaagaATCCAGTGACTATTCCCTGTGGACACAACTActgcatgaactgtattaaaGCCCACTGGGATGAAGAGGATCAGAAGGAAAACTGTAGGTGCCCTCAGTGCAGACACCCCTTCACACCGAGACCTGCACTGGTGAAAAACACCATGTTAGCAGATTTagtggaggagctgaagaagactggactccaagctgatcctgctgatcactgctatgctggacctgaagatgtggcctgtgatgtctgcactggaAGACAAATGAAAGCCTTCAAGTCCTGTTTATTCTGTCTGGCatcttactgtgagaaacaccttCAGCCTCATTATGATGTGGTTGCATtgaagaaacacaagctggtggagccctccaagaagctccaggagaacatctgctctcgtcatgatgaggtgatgaagatgttCTGCCGTACTGATCAGCACagtatctgttatctctgctctgtggatgaacataaaggccacaacacagtctcagctgcagcagaaaggactgagaggcagagagagctggaggtgagtcgacaaaacatccagcagagaatccaggacagagagaaagatgtgaagctgcttcaacaggaggtggaggccatcaatcagtctgctgatcaaacagtggagcacagtgagaagatcttcactgagctgatccatctcatccagaaaagaagctctgatgtgaagcagcagatcagatcccagcaggaaactgaagtgagtcgagtcaaagagcttgaggagaagctggagcaggagatcactgagctgaagaggaaagatgctgagctgaagcagctctcacacacagaggatcacatccagtttctacacaactacccctcactgtcagcactcagtgagtctacagactcatccagcatcaatatccgtcctctgagctactttgaggatgtgacagcagctgtgtcagaggtcagagataaactacaggacattctgagagaggaatggacaaacatctcactgacagtcactgaagtggagccagagccaaagaccagagatgaattcttaaaatattcatgtgaaatcacactggatccaaacacagcaaacacaaagCTGTTATTATCAGAAGAGAACAGAAAAGTGACAGCAATGAATGAACAACAATCTTATTAtcatcatccagacagattcactTATTGGTGTCAggtcctgagtagagagagtctgactggacgctgttactgggaggtggagtggaaAGGAACAGGAGTTCATGTCGCGGCTGCATACAAGGATATCAGCAGAACAGGGTGGGGTAATGAGTGCAAATTTGGGCGTAATGAAAAATCTTGGGCATTCAATTGTTACAAAAGTAATTATACGTTTTGGTACAACAACACCCAAACTCCTGTCTCAGGTCCTCAgtcctccagagtaggagtgtacctggatcacagagcaggtattttgtccttctacagcgtctctgaaaccatgactctcctccacacagtccagaccacattcactcagccgctctatgctggactCTGGCTTTACTCTGGT GTAACTTTTCTAATCCATCTGTCCCATGGTCCTTGA
- the LOC116327409 gene encoding E3 ubiquitin/ISG15 ligase TRIM25-like, with amino-acid sequence MAQKGVQLDRENFSCSICLDLLKDPVTLHCGHSYCMNCIKSFWDEEEEKKIYSCPQCRQTFTPRPVLVKNTMLADLVEELKKTGLQAAPADHCYAGPEDVACDVCTGMKLKAVKSCLVCLVSYCEKHLQPHYDVAPLKKHKLVEPSKKLQENICSRHDEVMKMFCRTDQKSICYLCSVDEHKGHDTVSAAAERTERQRELEVSRQNIQQRIQDREKDVKLLQQEVEAINQSADQTVEHSEKIFTELIHLIQKRSSDVKQQIRSQQETEVSQVKELEEKLEQEITELKRKDAELKQLSHTEDHNQFLCNCPSLSALSESTDSSSINIRPLKFFEDVTAAVSEVKDKIQDILREDWTEISLTVTEVEPEPKTRAEFLKYSREITLDPKTAHTYLLLSKGNKRVTLMKQDQFYSDHPDRFTKCWQVLSRESLTGRCYWEVERRGGGVYVAVAYKNISREQSWKKCGFGRNAQSWALNFSKDAYTFWYNNSQTPVSGPRCSRLGVYLDHSAGILSFYSISETMSHLLRVKTTFSQPVYAGLWLEGDAGNFCEIRLVCLEAQTNLSNIADRDTCWLCMKLRAEMAELEFQNDETKLCCSICLDILKDPTTIPCGHNYCMNCIKAHWDAEDTKQAHSCPQCRQTFTPRPFLMKNTMLAELVEELKRIRLQDAPDDDHCYAGPEDVACDFCTGRKMKAFKSCLFCLASYCEKHLQPHYDVVPLKKHKLVEPFKKLQENICSRHDEVMKMFCRTDQQSICYLCSVDEHKGHDTVSAAAERTERQRELEVSRQNIQQRIQDREKDVKLLQQEVEAINQFADQTVEHSEKIFTELIHLIQKRSSDVKQQIRSQQETEVSRVKELEEKLEQEITELKRKDAELKQLSHTEDHIQFLHNYPSLSALSESTDSSSINIRPLSYLEDVTAAVSEVRDKLQDILREERTNISLTVTEVDVLLSDPPEPKTRAEFLKYSCQITLDPNTAHKQLLLSEGNRKVTAVKQQQSYSDHSDRFAIMWQVLSRESLTGRCYWEVEWRVNGAYVAVAYKNISRAGSGNECRFGRNEKSWALDCFKNSYTFWYNNIQTRVSGPRCSRVGVYLDHRAGILSFYSVSETMTLLHRVQTTFTQPLCAGLWLHCFGNTAKFCKLKQTCF; translated from the exons ATGGCACAGAAAGGAGTTCAGCTGGACCGAGAAAACTTCTCTTGTTCGatctgtttggatctactgaaggatccggtgactcttcactgtggacacagctactgcatgaactgtattaaaagcttctgggatgaagaggaagagaagaaaatctacagctgccctcagtgcagaCAGACTTTCACACCGAGGCCTGTCCTGGTGAAAAACACCATGTTGGCAGATTTagtggaggagctgaagaagactggactccaagctgctcctgctgatcactgctatgctggacctgaagatgtggcctgtgatgtctgcactggCATGAAGCTAAAAGCTGTGAAATCCTGTCTGGTGTGTTTGGTctcttactgtgagaaacaccttCAGCCTCATTATGATGTGgctccattaaagaaacacaagctggtggagccctccaagaagctccaggagaacatctgctctcgtcatgatgaggtgatgaagatgttCTGCCGTACTGATCAGAagagtatctgttatctctgctctgtggatgaacataaaggccacgacacagtctcagctgcagcagaaaggactgagaggcagagagagctggaggtgagtcgacaaaacatccagcagagaatccaggacagagagaaagatgtgaagctgcttcaacaggaggtggaggccatcaatcagtctgctgatcaaacagtggagcacagtgagaagatcttcactgagctgatccatctcatccagaaaagaagctctgatgtgaagcagcagatcagatcccagcaggaaactgaagtgagtcaAGTCAAAGAGCttgaggagaagctggagcaggagatcactgagctgaagaggaaagatgctgagctgaagcagctctcacacacagaggatcacaaccAGTTTCTATGCAACTGCCCttcactgtcagcactcagtgagtctacagactcatccagcatcaatatcCGTCCTCTGAAGTtctttgaggatgtgacagcagctgtgtcagaggtCAAAGATAAAAtacaggacattctgagagaggaCTGGACAGAaatctcactgacagtcactgaagtggagccagagccaaagaccagagctgagttcttaaaatattcacgtgagatcacactggatccaaaaACAGCACACACATATCTGTTGTTATCAAAGGGGAACAAAAGAGTAACGTTAATGAAACAAGATCAGTTTtattctgatcatccagacagattcactAAATGTTGGCAggtcctgagtagagagagtctgactggacgttgttactgggaggtggagaggagagggGGAGGAGTTTATGTAGCAGTCGCATACAAGAATATCAGCAGAGAGCAGAGCTGGAAAAAATGTGGATTTGGACGAAATGCCCAATCTTGGGCATTGAATTTTTCCAAAGATGCTTATACATTTTGGTACAACAACAGCCAAACTCCTGTCTCAGGTCCTCGGTGTTCTAGAttaggagtgtacctggatcacagtGCAGGTATTTTGTCCTTCTACAGCATCTCTGAAACCATGAGTCACCTCCTCAGGGTCAAGACAacattcagtcagccagtctatGCCGGACTTTGGCTTGAAGGTGATGCAGGAAACTTTTGCGAAATCAGA CTTGTATGTCTGGAAGCTCAGACAAACCTTTCTAACATTGCAGACAGAGACACATGTTGGCTGTGCATGAAACTGAGAGCTGAAATGGCAGAGCTAGAATTTCAGAACGACGAAACAAAATTATGCTGTTCGATTTGTTTGGATATACTAAAGGATCCCACAACTATTCCCTGTGGACACAACTActgcatgaactgtattaaaGCCCACTGGGATGCAGAAGATACAAAGCAAGctcacagctgccctcagtgcagaCAGACTTTCACACCGAGGCCTTTCTTGATGAAAAACACCATGTTAGCTGAGTTGGTAGAAGAGCTGAAGAGGATTAGGCTTCAAGATGCCCCTGATGatgatcactgctatgctggacctgaagatgtggcctgtgatttctgcactggaagaaaaatgaaagcctTCAAGTCCTGTTTATTCTGTCTGGCATCTTACTGTGAGAAGCACCTTCAGCCTCATTATGATGTGGttccattaaagaaacacaagctggtggaGCCCTTcaagaagctccaggagaacatctgctctcgtcatgatgaggtgatgaagatgttctgccgtactgatcagcagagtatctgttatctctgctctgtggatgaacataaaggccacgacacagtctcagctgcagcagaaaggactgagaggcagagagagctggaggtgagtcgacaaaacatccagcagagaatccaggacagagagaaagatgtgaagctgcttcaacaggaggtggaggccatcaatcAGTTTGCTGATCAAACAGTGGAGCACAGTGAGAagatcttcactgagctgatccatctcatccagaaaagaagctctgatgtgaagcagcagatcagatcccagcaggaaactgaagtgagtcgagtcaaagagcttgaggagaagctggagcaggagatcactgagctgaagaggaaagatgctgagctgaagcagctctcacacacagaggatcacatccagtttctacacaactacccctcactgtcagcactcagtgagtctacagactcatccagcatcaatatcCGTCCTCTGAGCTACcttgaggatgtgacagcagctgtgtcagaggtcagagataaactacaggacattctgagagaggaacggacaaacatctcactgacagtcactgaagtggatgttttactgtcagatccaccagagccaaagaccagagctgaatTCCTAAAATATTCATGTcaaatcacactggatccaaacacagcacacaaacagctgttattatcagaggggaacagaaaagtaacagcagtgaaacaacaacaatcttaTTCTGATCATTCAGACAGATTCGCTATAATGTGGCAggtcctgagtagagagagtctgactggacgttgttactgggaggtggagtggagagtGAACGGAGCTTATGTAGCAGTCGCATACAAGAATATCAGCAGAGCAGGGAGTGGGAATGAATGTAGATTTGGACGTAATGAAAAGTCCTGGGCACTAGACTGCTTCAAAAACAGTTATACATTTTGGTACAACAACATCCAAACTCGTGTCTCAGGTCCTCGTTGctccagagtaggagtgtacctggatcacagagcaggtattttgtccttctacagcgtctctgaaaccatgactctcctccacagagtccagaccacattcactcagccgctctGTGCTGGACTTTGGCTTCACTGCTTTGGAAACACTGCTAAGTTTTGTAAACTGAAACAGACATGTTTTTGA